A region of Streptomyces sp. R44 DNA encodes the following proteins:
- the sigJ gene encoding RNA polymerase sigma factor SigJ produces the protein MSTSIEPGLDGSEPDLSVVVGERRHLLNLGYRLLGSLAEAEDAVQETYARWYALSPRQREAVESPGAWLTTVAGRVCLDMLGSARVRRERYVGSWLPEPLPDRVEWSSVRADGDRSEPVDPADRITLDESVNMAFLVVLESMTPAERVAFILHDVFRYPFAEIADIVGRSPAACRQLATSARRRVRAAQTPAAPVAGRAALVRHFKEAWEARNIQALVDLLDPEATMTADGGGLVGTVLRPVEGSRLIAQYLIHIADKAPGLTLLERTVNGQPGLVAQNAGVTVTVAAFDLADGRVTRIWAVRNPEKLRPWTEDGAS, from the coding sequence ATGAGCACCTCCATCGAGCCGGGACTCGACGGGTCCGAGCCGGACCTGAGCGTGGTCGTCGGCGAGCGGCGCCATCTGCTCAACCTCGGCTACCGGCTGCTCGGTTCGCTCGCCGAGGCCGAGGACGCCGTCCAGGAGACGTACGCCCGCTGGTACGCGCTGTCGCCGCGGCAGCGCGAGGCCGTCGAGTCGCCCGGGGCCTGGCTGACGACGGTGGCCGGTCGTGTCTGTCTGGACATGCTCGGCTCGGCGCGGGTCCGGCGCGAGCGCTACGTCGGGTCGTGGCTGCCCGAACCGCTGCCGGACCGTGTGGAGTGGTCCAGTGTGCGGGCGGACGGCGACCGGTCCGAGCCGGTGGACCCCGCCGACCGGATCACCCTGGACGAGTCGGTGAACATGGCGTTCCTCGTCGTCCTGGAGTCGATGACGCCGGCCGAACGCGTGGCGTTCATCCTCCACGACGTGTTCCGGTACCCGTTCGCCGAAATCGCCGACATCGTCGGCCGCTCCCCCGCTGCCTGCCGGCAGCTGGCGACCTCGGCGCGTCGGCGTGTCCGCGCCGCGCAGACCCCGGCGGCGCCGGTGGCCGGACGAGCGGCCCTGGTACGGCACTTCAAGGAGGCCTGGGAGGCGAGGAACATCCAGGCCCTCGTCGATCTGCTCGACCCCGAGGCCACGATGACGGCCGACGGCGGCGGCCTGGTCGGCACCGTGCTGCGCCCCGTCGAGGGCAGCAGGCTCATCGCCCAGTACCTCATCCACATCGCCGACAAGGCTCCCGGGCTGACGCTCCTGGAACGGACCGTCAACGGTCAGCCCGGGCTCGTCGCCCAGAACGCCGGTGTCACCGTGACCGTGGCGGCGTTCGACCTGGCCGACGGCCGCGTCACCCGCATCTGGGCGGTCCGCAACCCGGAGAAGCTCCGCCCGTGGACGGAGGACGGCGCGAGCTGA
- a CDS encoding ArsR/SmtB family transcription factor produces the protein MIRLHFTAADLGRITLAPAADALSETALSLRLSLRPGRARQSRGQLHRPRPAARRWHRSLRGGAGARAGVLAELVAEDGYVPDFLLQPSAHDFADALAAAASTPVERLARDLGIPEVSGWNGGLARPGRWAHELAQGSPAASRALRDDTRRYFETSVEPLWPRIRRDTLTDRALRAEMLLRGGVDALLTTLGTTWRWQPPTLHLPSSSGYDVPLCGRGLLLVPSWFATGPMVMYRPEAATVLVYPMYDADDTVHAGAAGPVEDRPEALAALLGRTRAQVLALLSSPATTTALAERASVSLAAASGHASVLRGAGLVDTVRTGTAVLHSLTPLGRSLLAGI, from the coding sequence ATGATCCGCCTTCATTTCACGGCCGCCGACCTCGGCCGGATCACCCTCGCCCCCGCGGCCGACGCGCTCTCGGAGACCGCCCTGAGCCTGCGGCTGAGTCTCCGGCCCGGCCGTGCGCGCCAGAGCCGCGGGCAGCTCCACCGTCCGAGGCCCGCAGCCCGCCGGTGGCACCGCTCCCTGCGGGGCGGCGCGGGCGCCCGGGCCGGTGTCCTCGCCGAACTCGTCGCCGAGGACGGCTACGTACCGGACTTCCTGCTGCAACCCTCGGCGCACGACTTCGCCGACGCCCTGGCGGCGGCCGCGTCGACGCCCGTGGAACGGCTCGCGCGGGATCTCGGGATCCCGGAGGTCTCCGGCTGGAACGGCGGCCTGGCCCGGCCCGGCCGGTGGGCCCACGAGCTCGCCCAGGGTTCCCCGGCCGCGTCCCGCGCGCTGCGGGACGACACCCGCCGCTACTTCGAGACCTCGGTCGAACCCCTGTGGCCGCGGATCCGCCGCGACACCCTCACCGACCGGGCGCTCCGGGCCGAGATGCTGCTGCGCGGGGGCGTCGACGCCCTGCTGACCACGCTCGGGACGACCTGGCGGTGGCAGCCGCCGACGCTGCACCTGCCCTCCTCGTCGGGATACGACGTCCCGCTGTGCGGGCGTGGGCTCCTGCTGGTCCCCTCGTGGTTCGCGACCGGCCCCATGGTGATGTACCGCCCCGAGGCGGCGACCGTCCTCGTCTACCCGATGTACGACGCCGACGACACGGTCCACGCCGGGGCGGCGGGCCCGGTGGAGGACCGCCCGGAGGCCCTCGCGGCGCTCCTCGGCCGCACCCGGGCCCAGGTGCTGGCGCTCCTGAGCTCCCCCGCCACCACCACGGCCCTCGCCGAGCGTGCCTCCGTGTCCCTGGCGGCGGCCAGCGGGCACGCGAGCGTCCTGCGGGGAGCGGGACTCGTCGACACGGTGCGCACCGGCACGGCGGTGCTCCACAGCCTCACGCCGCTCGGCCGCTCCCTGCTGGCCGGGATCTGA
- a CDS encoding SMP-30/gluconolactonase/LRE family protein, with protein sequence MRPVPVRTACLAATVLLTALAGAPGPANARELPDTYVVSRDPGVLPEGIAVTPDGTLYVSSDGRGTLYRGRVGEPDLKPFPARGLENRPSTLGVHTDRRGRVLSVGGASLTVHDRHGRLLATRTARSGPLGAPRLNDLVVTEDAVYVTDWANPVVHRAEIRGATLGPLEPWLDIRAAFPQFPAQYWLLNGIVADESGSTLLVASNGTEAVWRIGTADKDVSRVDLGDQSFGPDGMVLHGRTLYAVLNYGAPHGVYIARLDEELRTGTVTHRLTDGPFDLPTTLARHGCRLYVVNSQLDEPPGRPPYTVSAIDDPMCGDGP encoded by the coding sequence ATGCGCCCCGTCCCCGTCCGAACAGCCTGCCTCGCAGCCACGGTCCTGCTCACCGCCCTCGCCGGCGCTCCCGGCCCCGCGAACGCCCGGGAACTGCCCGACACCTATGTCGTCTCCCGGGACCCGGGCGTGCTTCCCGAAGGGATCGCGGTCACCCCGGACGGCACCCTGTACGTCTCCTCGGACGGCCGGGGAACCCTGTACCGGGGCCGCGTCGGCGAGCCCGACCTGAAGCCCTTCCCCGCGCGCGGCCTGGAGAACCGGCCCAGCACCCTGGGCGTGCACACCGACCGGCGCGGCCGGGTCCTGTCCGTGGGCGGTGCGAGCCTGACCGTCCACGACCGTCACGGACGGCTCCTCGCCACCCGCACGGCACGCAGCGGACCGCTCGGCGCGCCCCGCCTCAACGACCTGGTCGTGACCGAGGACGCCGTGTACGTGACGGACTGGGCCAACCCCGTCGTCCACCGGGCCGAGATCCGGGGCGCCACGCTCGGCCCCCTCGAACCCTGGCTCGACATCCGCGCCGCCTTCCCGCAGTTCCCCGCCCAGTACTGGCTGTTGAACGGCATCGTGGCCGACGAGTCCGGCTCCACCCTCCTGGTGGCGTCCAACGGCACCGAGGCCGTCTGGCGGATCGGCACCGCGGACAAGGACGTCAGCCGGGTCGACCTCGGCGACCAGTCCTTCGGCCCCGACGGCATGGTGCTCCACGGCCGGACGCTGTACGCCGTGCTCAACTACGGTGCCCCGCACGGCGTCTACATCGCCAGGCTCGACGAGGAGCTGCGGACGGGCACGGTGACCCATCGCCTCACGGACGGACCCTTCGACCTGCCGACCACCCTGGCGCGACACGGCTGCCGCCTCTACGTGGTGAACAGCCAGCTCGACGAGCCGCCGGGCCGGCCCCCGTACACCGTGAGCGCGATCGACGACCCGATGTGCGGGGACGGACCGTGA
- a CDS encoding MBL fold metallo-hydrolase, whose product MSLRPPELPSWATWWQRPFPDANTLLLQGRQPALVDSGFVGHARETTEWARARAGRIALVVNTHWHSDHVGGNALLQAQGAAVAAGAPEAEAISRRDPGCCSAEYLDQPVAPYSVDVSLDDGQILRLGDTEWEVVRTPGHTPGHLALWQPEERLLVVGDALSDYDVGWVDLALDGPDAAATALASLQRMADLDPRVILPSHGPVPADTRAAFAAALRRGRRLVDDPDGAVWYGARRIFAFALMIRDGIPSEEVEPYLHARAWLTDAARLLRLTPEALAADLVKSMLSAGGIVLRDGRLRAAAGHTPVAAESLRVPYPRAWPASEPR is encoded by the coding sequence GTGAGCCTGCGACCGCCGGAGCTGCCGTCCTGGGCCACCTGGTGGCAGCGGCCGTTCCCCGACGCCAACACGCTGCTGCTGCAGGGAAGGCAACCGGCCCTGGTCGACTCCGGGTTCGTCGGCCACGCCCGGGAGACCACCGAGTGGGCCCGTGCGCGGGCCGGGCGGATCGCCCTGGTCGTGAACACGCACTGGCACTCCGACCACGTCGGCGGCAACGCCCTCCTCCAGGCGCAGGGCGCCGCCGTCGCCGCCGGGGCACCCGAAGCGGAGGCGATCTCCCGCCGGGACCCCGGCTGTTGCTCGGCGGAGTACCTCGACCAGCCGGTCGCCCCGTACTCCGTGGACGTGTCCCTCGACGACGGGCAGATCCTCCGTCTCGGCGACACGGAATGGGAGGTCGTCCGCACCCCCGGTCACACGCCGGGCCACCTGGCCCTGTGGCAGCCGGAGGAGCGGCTGCTCGTGGTCGGCGACGCGCTGTCGGACTACGACGTCGGCTGGGTCGACCTGGCCCTCGACGGTCCCGACGCGGCGGCCACGGCGCTCGCCTCCCTCCAGCGGATGGCCGACCTCGACCCGCGGGTGATCCTGCCCTCCCACGGGCCGGTCCCGGCCGACACGCGTGCCGCCTTCGCCGCTGCCCTGCGCCGGGGCCGGCGGCTCGTCGACGACCCCGACGGGGCCGTCTGGTACGGCGCCCGCCGGATCTTCGCCTTCGCTCTCATGATCCGCGACGGCATCCCGTCCGAGGAGGTCGAACCGTACCTCCACGCGCGTGCGTGGCTGACGGACGCCGCACGCCTGCTGCGTCTCACGCCCGAGGCGCTGGCCGCCGACCTGGTGAAGTCCATGCTCTCCGCGGGCGGGATCGTCCTGCGCGACGGGCGGCTGCGCGCGGCGGCCGGCCACACCCCCGTGGCGGCCGAGTCGCTGCGCGTGCCCTACCCGCGCGCGTGGCCCGCTTCCGAGCCACGCTGA
- a CDS encoding GNAT family N-acetyltransferase has product MPELRTDRLLLRRWRESDLEPWAAMNADPEVREHLGDLLTREQSDAVAALMQAEFDQRGFGWWALESQATGEFIGRAGLDVVGEDMPFAGVDVGWRLTRTAWGHGYATEAARACLAFGFGVLGLPEVLASTTVNNLRSQAVMRRIGMTRNPADDFEDPSVPEGPLRRCVLYRTPAELRTTYRDT; this is encoded by the coding sequence ATGCCAGAGCTGCGAACCGATCGCCTTTTGCTCCGCCGTTGGCGGGAGTCCGATCTGGAACCCTGGGCGGCCATGAACGCCGATCCCGAAGTGCGGGAACACCTCGGGGACCTCCTGACCCGGGAGCAGAGCGACGCCGTGGCGGCCCTCATGCAGGCCGAGTTCGACCAGCGGGGTTTCGGCTGGTGGGCGCTCGAATCACAGGCGACCGGTGAGTTCATCGGCCGCGCGGGCCTGGACGTGGTGGGCGAGGACATGCCCTTCGCGGGTGTGGACGTCGGGTGGCGCCTGACCCGTACGGCATGGGGCCACGGCTATGCCACCGAGGCCGCGCGGGCCTGTCTGGCCTTCGGCTTCGGGGTCCTCGGGCTGCCGGAGGTGCTCGCGTCGACGACCGTGAACAACCTTCGGTCCCAGGCCGTCATGCGCCGGATCGGCATGACCCGGAATCCGGCGGACGACTTCGAGGACCCCAGCGTCCCCGAGGGACCGCTGCGCCGGTGCGTGCTGTACCGGACCCCCGCGGAGCTGCGTACGACCTACCGGGACACGTGA
- a CDS encoding SRPBCC family protein translates to MAIDRQWSLEESTVVDAPPAVVYQLVSDLRNMGRWSPECRSVWILRPPARTGTRFVGFNRRGPFLWPTQGRVTRMRPDSEFVFDVSVFGLPIARWGYRFEPEGSGTRLTEFWQDLRTDGARAKVADLLGTVFAGSNPARRVALNRAGMRTTLERIARTATAGA, encoded by the coding sequence ATGGCCATCGATCGGCAGTGGAGCCTGGAGGAGAGCACGGTCGTCGACGCGCCGCCTGCGGTCGTCTACCAACTGGTGTCCGACCTGCGGAACATGGGGCGGTGGAGCCCGGAGTGCCGCTCCGTATGGATCCTGCGGCCTCCGGCACGGACCGGAACCCGGTTCGTCGGCTTCAACCGGCGCGGTCCGTTCCTCTGGCCGACGCAGGGGCGTGTGACACGGATGCGCCCGGACAGCGAGTTCGTCTTCGACGTCAGCGTCTTCGGGCTGCCGATCGCCCGCTGGGGCTACCGCTTCGAACCGGAGGGCTCGGGGACCCGGCTCACCGAGTTCTGGCAGGACCTGCGGACCGACGGGGCCCGGGCGAAGGTGGCCGACCTGCTCGGCACGGTCTTCGCCGGATCGAACCCCGCCCGCCGCGTCGCGCTCAACCGGGCCGGAATGCGCACCACCCTCGAACGCATCGCGCGGACCGCGACCGCCGGGGCCTGA
- a CDS encoding VOC family protein — MRVKAFDHLVLNVTDVEKSLEFYTGALGLAPERVEEWRAGKVSFPSVRINETAVIDLFSRPRGESNVDHICLVVDPLDWQEVIDSGRFEVLEGPVPRWGARGSAQSVYVKDPDGNTVELRWYPQDVEN, encoded by the coding sequence ATGCGAGTCAAAGCCTTCGATCACCTGGTGCTCAACGTGACCGACGTCGAGAAGTCCCTGGAGTTCTACACAGGCGCCCTGGGCCTGGCCCCCGAGCGCGTCGAGGAGTGGCGGGCCGGCAAGGTGTCGTTCCCCTCTGTGCGGATAAACGAGACCGCCGTCATCGACCTGTTCTCCCGCCCGCGCGGCGAGTCCAACGTCGACCACATCTGTCTGGTCGTGGACCCCCTGGACTGGCAGGAGGTCATCGACTCCGGCAGGTTCGAGGTCCTGGAGGGCCCGGTCCCGCGCTGGGGAGCCCGCGGCTCGGCCCAGTCGGTCTACGTGAAGGACCCCGACGGCAACACGGTCGAACTGCGCTGGTACCCGCAGGACGTCGAGAACTGA